The genome window aaacctctaaagaaggagacttcactctcataggcagtgaattccagtcgaacagccctgacagtcagaaagttcttcctaatgtttaggtgaaatctcttttcctgcatcttgaatccattacttcgtgtccaagtctctgaggcagcagagaacaagcttgctttgaaacagaaaaaaaactagGCTGGAAATAACACTTGGATCCATTGATgaacaaacagaaacaaatttaCAGCAGTTTCATGGGTGTAAGAGCTTGTATAATCACCCTTTTCTCATATTTTAACATACAATTGTacaagcaaaagaaacaaaattacagGAATACGAAGTCACGTTTGATTTTGGCACAAGGGGAATAGAGTCTTTTTCTTACATTTCCCACTTTGTGCAAGGACACTTGCTATAGCACCTAACAAatatatatagagatatatatatatatatatatatatatatatatatatatatatatatatatatatatatatatatatatatatatatatatatataggtttatatatataggtgtatatatatatatatatatatatatatatatctttaatAATAAATATCCGTTGTGTAAGAAATATCCCGTTTCCTTTTGCATCATGAGCTATATCTAACAATGCTTATCTTCCTGCATCTTGAAGAAATGTGTGCTTATCTTTATTGATGATACTTTTACAGGGGTTGATAAGGGGTAATAAAAGCATCGTTTTAAAGTTCAAAAGTAAGCCGATGGCCCTCTGAAAGGAAGGTAGTAAAACTTATAAAGGGGATGCTTAAAAGGCTTCGAGGCAAATGGAGCAGAATGACGGAAGTGTGATTGCCATGTATCTCATTCTTTCCTCTTGCCTACTGTAACATGTTTGGGCATCTCATTACCTCTCTGAGGGTAGGAATACACAACACAAGACAAATTCTAGatgttgcaggaaaaaaaataaatacacattgGCTCTGAATTTACCATAACATCTTACTCAGCAGGAGGTACCTTCTTGTTATACTAAATAAAAGGATAAACAAAACATCCAGTCAAAGCCATTATAGATGGGATTGGATGTCCAACCTTTCAGGATTCTGTATTCTTGTTCCtttgattttgcaaaaaaaaaaaaaaagttttataagGTGCCATGTTACAGTGCTATAAGGTAGCATTCATCTGTACAActgctatagcagtgatggcgaacctatggcacaggttccagaggtggcactaagagccctctccgtgggcatgcgcacacagagttcgtcgtgaaggcgggaaatcaccccccccccacacacacacatctagactgacctgggccactgagcatgacatggcGCCACACTGTATGAGGTGAAGCAGGGAGGGACTCAGCTGGCTTGAGGCCTGATGGCACCTGTGCTCTGGAGTGGCTATtgccctgaggggggggggcagaggaagagcagagatgctagagaggcaccaGAGTGGTGCTTCCGGGACTTGCTGGagaaggctagagcaggctgggccCCTGCTCAAGCCCgggtggcaggaggaggaagagagagagccaaccaattttttcctaaactaaaaccctcagcattccaggttaaattgccgtcttggcactttgtgataaataagtggggtttgggttgcaatttgggcactcagtctcaaaaaggttcgccatcactgtgctataggGTATAAAATCCTTGTTTATTGAAGGTTGACGTTTCTATCCCATTCCTTAACCAGCTTGGGCATGAGGAGTGGCAGGAAAAGATGAACAATTCTGATGGGTCAATATGAAATGAGAATTAATGCTATAGAGATTCACTCCAGCAGCAGCTGTCTTAACAGCTTGGATTTCCTGTAGCTGCTAGACTAGAGTAAGTTTCCCATAGTCCCTTAAATTACATAGCGTGTCTGCAAGCAGGAGGATATATCACTCCCATTGGAGGTATAATTAGTAGTGTCCTCTTACTTGCCAAGATGTGATGCTTCCCTAGAGCCAACTTGATATCCATTGTAATTTGCATGTGATCTTCAAATAGTTTCTAGAAAGTAAGGctatttccgcatggccagcgagcgggggtgcatcggcataaattatgcttatgcaacccccacccccctgggaccatttgcacagatggtcccggtaggggcgtaGGCGAAGGCACAACTTTGCACAGGCTCGCTGCTTcccagctggcttaccttctcctgctggctgccctCGCATTGTGGTGGAGACGgatgccaggggtgtgtgtcccctggcctccacaatgcgagaGCAGCCCAttaacagaaaacaagctggctgtAGAAGGGAGAGGAAACGGCTGCCTTCCACTCGCTGCTGTTAAGCGATGGCAGCAGAttggaaggtgccacttttgaaaaaaaccTGCGTTCATGGAGCGAGGGTTCAAAGTGCGGTGTTTCCGCGACTGCTTTTCTTGGGCAAAAGCGCCTGCTGTCGCGGAAGAACTCCCTCCCCAGAGACGGCATttttgcccgtgtggaaacagccaaagatgCGATAAGATCATTTTATATTAGAAGAATTTAAATACTTCCCTTGAAAAATCTTTTTGTCCGTTACTCAAAATAGAAGCTATGGAACATACTTTGACAGTGTAAGTGGATTTtaaacatcttgtgagataggtccAGTCTGTATACCTACCTAAATGAGGCAACATGTTCTCAAAGTATTTGTTCTGACTTTTGAAAGATATTTTTCTATGTTCATGTATGTTGGAAAAGGTATTAGAAGGATGCTGTAGAAAATGCACAGATGATCACTCACCCGTGcacatttttctttgaaatgtttcAAACAACTTTTTACTATTTTAAAACGGGTATGAATTAAGTGAACTATAGCAGAAATATATAAATACTTCTCTTGAAAGCTACTGCTGACCACTGCCAGAGGCACCCAAAAAGAATAATTACTACTACTGTAGTTTTCCATCTTTCAAATCAACAGGACATAAAAGTACAGATGTAACCACTTGGTGAATACATCTTTTTTATAATCAGCATCTGCTTACAGAAATAAGGAGAGAAGCTGTACATAGAATGTTTGAACACAAGATGTTTTTACCCTTTTTAACATCACAGCCTGAAATGCCCATTCTTTGTGGCAGAGATGTCTGCAGTTTTGCTTCCCTGTAGGAGTGTCTGCAACACAGCGATCCGATAAGAATCCAACAGTCATTTACAGGCAATTTTCAGTTCTTGACAGCATCTGCATGTTCCTGCTCTTGCTGAAGTTGCTTCCTGCGTTGGAAAAAGCGGTACGTTCTGACACTACAGAGGTAACCACCATACAGTGTAAGGAGTATCATTGAGCTGGAAACAGTTTTATAGCCAAAGTCTGCTAGCTGCTTTGCAGAAACCATTACTGCTGCGGACAAAGCAAAGAGGAAGTTATTACGCTTGTGGGAGACAGCAAACAATACAACCGTTATTTACACAAAGTCCAAAGAGCTTTGTTGCAGGAAGGTCACAGGATAGGGGTTACTAAATGAACTAACAATATAGGGCTGACCCAATACAAACAGTGAGCTATCAGGCAGTTCTCTACTGCACAGGTCTGGGAAGCGAGGAAAGGCAGGAGCCATGTCAGGCGCGTTCCAGCAGTGCTGCCTGGGCAGAGATCTACCCTGGGCACGCCGCTGCTAGCCTAACATGCATGCCGAGGGTGGAGTGCTGAGCCTTATTCCGCAAGGGCTTCACAAATAAGGTTTCACGGATTTTTATAGCTGCTGGCTTGTTCCGATTgcaatcttttctctctcttattttttaaatatatattttttgcttatTACTTCACAAAATAATCATATATACTCTAATATACACAGTAAATGAAACCTCAACATTAATAGATTGTCCTAGATATAATAACTCCTATATTACACTCATACCATAATTgttgcaaaggggaaaaaaagaaagaaaagagaaaaaaaatctgaaggtaGAAAGTAGGCTAAACAAACCTACATGAATTATCTACGTAGTATTTCTATCACAAACACTAATAACTAAACATTTTTATCATGCACATAACACACAAAACATATAACATTTACCTCCTCTAAAAGACTTCCCCCAAGAACCTTATAAATTCTTTCCAATCATTCACAAACAACAAACTTAGTTTTAACGTTACTCCTTCTCCATATTCTAATTTccactttattattttaaaagatattcctATAACGAGCAATTAATCTATGAATAATATCTATTTCTAATATACATATTCTACTTATCCCATAGTTTTGTTCGCCATTCTGTTAAATATGTCTCCGTGTCaatcttttttctctcttatttCACGGTTTGAGCAACGTGATTTCTCTCTAAGGCCCCCATCATAAGTCAGTCCCAGCTCTCACCTGACACTCACCGGCGCAGACCGTGCCCACACCTGCGAAAATCTCCGCCAACCCTTCCCTCGGCCGGTCGCAACTCACAAGCCGCAGGGACAACTCGCCAGTTTACTTCCGGGTCCTGCTTCCTCGTGTTCGTCCAATCAGCAGCGCACCTCGCTCTTTCACCTCAAGTGACCCTGAACCCTCGCATCATAGAAAGCTTAGGAAAGCCTACTTCCGGTCATAGAAATGTAAGGCGGAGTCGGCTGGTTCTGTGCTTTGCCGTTTGCAGTTAGGGCGCGACAGCCTGAATCCGCAGTGGCTCTTGGGATATGTAGTTTATTCGGAGAGCCTGTCTCCTCTGAATTAGGACGCTGGGAGGAAAGGTTGGAGGGAAAGGGTCGCTGGAGTGGGGTGGGCCGGTGGGAGTTCTACCTGGAGGGCGCAAGCCAAAAGGGGTCCCAGCTCACCCCACTTTTCATCTCTGACCATTTAAAAGAGAACCTCTTCGCTCTGCTAGAAACTTTGGTTATTTTGAATACCAATATACCGTGTGCTTGTCATTGCATGGCTGAAGAACTTTGGATCACATTGATATCATAATGCATGGAAAGCTACAATGTCGATGATTCATGAGAAAAAGACTCCCAGGTCAAATGTTGCGCTTTTCAGCCTCAGGCCCCTATGGTGGATGATGATACCAGCTCACCTTACCTCATAAGAGTAAGGCAACGTatgcaatcttttaaaaagaaggctTCCAAAATAAACGATTAATGAAAAATGTGATACATCAGTGGACTTACAACTGTCCTGCCTGAGGAATTCTTAGCTATCGGCAACAATGAGCTACAGACTTGTAGTCAAGCACAGGACCAGAAGCAAGAATCTGTCCACTTTGATTGTCTTGAGATGTAAGACCAAGTCCACTTTTCTTACTTCAGAAATTTCACTCAGGGATACACCGCAGGATAAGAAAACCAAAGGGCCTGTCCAAAGAAATAACCATGTCTCATGCTACAAGACAAATGTATCATGGCACAAGCTTCCATGAGACAGAGTCTATGTCATCAGATGCTTGAAAGTGCCTCTCCTTGTGGAAATCATGGTTGTTAGTCCCCTGTCAGTCAGAGGCGAAGAAAGTGGCCAGGGTGACACAGAATCTACCTCCTTCCTCAAAGACTGAGGCTTTGTCTGCAGCCTTCTGAGAATGTGTGGAAGATACAGCACCAATGGACTCTGACTCTTGGGAACTGGAGCCTGACAGTAAATAACAGTAAAACTaacttgagactgctccagaaattacATTTGGTCTGAAATACAACTGCAAGGGTTCTTACCGGGACCCTGTGGAAAGCATATATTTGTCAGTTCTCCATCAGTTGCATTATCTCCAAATTGTGTACTGGTTCAGGTTCAAGGTgcgggtgcttacctttaaagcccagTATGGTCTGAGATCCTCATGTTTACAAGGCTGCCTCTCCCACTATTTCCCCCAGAGAACTCTGTGTTCCACAGGTGACAACAATCTGGTAATTCCTGGCCCAAAGTTTGACCAGCTTTCTTGACTGtgactccagcctggtggaactctctgtctagagcaggggtagggaacctgcggctctccagatgttcaggaactacaattcccatcagcctctgtcagcatggccaattggccatgctggtaggggctgatgggaattgtagttcctgaacatctggagagccgcaggttccctacccctgctctagagagacCTGGGTACTGCAGGACCTAGCTCACCTCTGCTGGACCTGTGACACCAacatgttctgccaggcctatggttgaaagAGCAATGGGTTATGACATCAGCTGGCCACCTATCTACCAGCCCTTGTTCCTCCTGGGGTATTGCTTCTTGTCTCTCTTGAAAActaacagccagcatggtgtagtggttaagagtggtggattctaatttggagaaccaaatGATGTGTCCTTGTAGCACTGTTTGTTGCATGAAAGTAGGAATATGCATTTGCTTGCTACTGTGGTAACTTGCAGGACAGAAGGGCTGGCTATTCCGCAGAGCAGAGATGTTTCCTGCAGGACAGAAcactcaaaatggctgcttcctaCAGTGCGGGGGCAGCACCGGATCATTTTTCCATCCCAGCAAATGTGAGGTTGTATTTATTATGTTCTAGGTCCACTCCATCTTAAGACTGTGAACAGCCCTGTACATGCTGCTGTGTTGGCAGAATATAATTCCAAATGGCAAAGGGGAGACTTTTTATAGCAGCTGCAAAGGGCAGGAAGATTGTCAGTGAGATCTTGGAGAGTTTCTGGTTCGGAGGCTTTTTCCTATGGGCAAATGCTGTTTTGCAGCCAACCAGAGCCTGCATCAGGGTAGCTTTCTTCCTCCTGCTGTTACAAGGCTGTATGTTAAAAATTGAAGGCTTTTTTCTCCAGCAAGGAAAATAGTAGCCAGAAGGGGGTGTATGTGAAGTCAGGAGAACACTCCCTCCATAGTACTATAACCCTGATCTGAATCCCCGCCCCCCTTGCCTTCTCTCACTATTTCCTCATTTTAAAATCCTAAGGAAATCCAACCCAGAACTTTCTGCCTCTCAGTCTGATAACGTTTGTGAAAATGGTCTATATATTCCTAGTTGTTCATTGTGAGGTGCCACCTAGTGGTTCACTACTTGTCTTCATATATAATTCATTAAGGTCAACAGGACAGCCAGGCAAAAATtaagtagctttaaaaaaattctgctggg of Sphaerodactylus townsendi isolate TG3544 linkage group LG03, MPM_Stown_v2.3, whole genome shotgun sequence contains these proteins:
- the LOC125428094 gene encoding cytochrome c oxidase assembly protein COX14; its protein translation is MVSAKQLADFGYKTVSSSMILLTLYGGYLCSVRTYRFFQRRKQLQQEQEHADAVKN